One Glycine soja cultivar W05 chromosome 2, ASM419377v2, whole genome shotgun sequence genomic region harbors:
- the LOC114385963 gene encoding uncharacterized protein At1g26090, chloroplastic, with product MGTTSSFSFPLLIGTPISRSSKPRLVVAAAASSEGGATSSATKLLTFLGKGGSGKTTAAILAAQHYAMAGLNTCLVIHGQDTTADYLLNCKIGTSHVTCGKNLSAVRLETTKMLLEPLKLLKQADAQLNMTQGTLGGIVGEELGILPGMDSIFLVLALERLVGFLGIAASKSQQDKFDLIIYDGISSEETLRIIGASSKARLYLKYLRTLAEKTELGRLAAPSLLRLVDEAMLISSSRSYFNGKMSSEIWDTLDQMLERGSSAFSNPKKFGCFLVMDPNNPTSINSALRYWGCTIQTGARVSGAFGITSQLENLESLERAKKEFSPLPSASISRLSMNNSIDWSRVLLDTGNEDARHLLNSLSSQGGDMPSPVRFDKKGKLVTLFMPGFDKSEIKLYQYRGGSELLVEAGDQRRVIPLPPEIQGKVGGAKFGDRSLVITLL from the exons ATGGGCACGACTTCATCTTTCTCGTTTCCGCTTCTTATCGGAACCCCCATTTCTCGTTCCTCAAAACCGCGTCTGGTCGTGGCGGCGGCGGCTTCTTCCGAGGGCGGCGCCACTTCTTCAGCAACCAAATTGCTCACTTTTCTCGGCAAAGGTGGCTCTGGCAAAACCACTGCCGCTATTCTCGCGGCTCAG cATTATGCAATGGCTGGTTTGAATACATGTTTGGTAATACATGGCCAAGACACGACTGCTGACTATCTTCTCAATTGTAAGATTGGAACTTCCCATGTCACATGTGGCAAGAACCTTTCTGCTGTTAGGTTGGAAACAACCAAA ATGCTTCTTGAACCTTTAAAACTTCTGAAGCAAGCAGATGCCCAACTCAATATGACTCAGGGCACACTTGGAGGG ATTGTTGGAGAAGAACTTGGCATTTTGCCTGGGATGGACTCTATCTTTTTGGTACTTGCGCTTGAGAGGCTTGTAGGATTTTTGGGGATTGCAGCATCAAAGAGTCAACAGGATAAATTTGACCTAATAATATATGATGGTATTAGCAGTGAGGAAACCCTGCGGATCATAGGTGCAAGCAGTAAAGCAAG ATTGTACTTGAAATATCTCCGCACCTTGGCTGAGAAAACTGAACTTGGGAGATTGGCTGCTCCTTCACTACTGAGACTTGTGGATGAGGCCATGTTAATAAGTAGCAGCAGATCTTATTTCAATGGGAAAATGAGTTCAGAAATATGGGACACTTTGGATCAAATGCTGGAG AGAGGATCTTCTGCCTTCTCAAACCCAAAGAAATTTGGTTGCTTTCTTGTGATGGATCCGAACAATCCAACTTCGATAAATTCTGCCTTACGATATTGGGGGTGTACAATTCAGACTGGTGCTCGGGTTTCTGGTGCTTTTGGAATCACCTCTCAGCTAGAAAATTTAGAATCATTGGAAAGAGCAAAGAAAGAATTTTCTCCTTTGCCGTCTGCTTCCATTTCAAGATTGTCAATGAATAATTCTATAGATTGGAGCAGAGTTCTACTGGATACCGGAAATGAAGATGCTAGGCATCTTCTTAATTCGCTATCAAGTCAAGGTGGTGATATGCCATCACCAGTTAGATttgataaaaaaggaaaattggtTACTCTCTTCATGCCAGGTTTTGACAAATCAGAGATCAAGCTTTACCAA TATAGGGGAGGATCTGAGCTGTTGGTAGAAGCAGGAGACCAAAGACGTGTCATTCCTTTGCCTCCAGAAATTCAAGGAAAGGTTGGCGGAGCCAAATTTGGGGACAGAAGTCTTGTTATTACGTTGCTGTGA
- the LOC114385912 gene encoding protein CHUP1, chloroplastic-like isoform X2: protein MIVRLGLIVAASLAAFTVKQLNVKSSKPEHKDEGSEEEHVTRVTDLLQENEGEEEEEKEEVKLISSIINRANDFEDDILPEFEDLLSGEIEFPIPPDKDEKDKVYEIEMAHNATELERLRQLVKELEEREVKLEGELLEYYGLKEQESDIVELQRQLKIKTVEIDTLNITINSLQAERKKLQEELTQGASAKRELEVARNKIKELQRQIQLEANQTKGQLLLLKQQVSTLLVKEEEAARKDAEVQKKLKAVNDLEVTVVELKRKNKELQHEKRELMVKLNAAESRAAELSNMTESEMVAKAKEEVSNLRHANEDLLKQVEGLQMNRFSEVEELVYLRWVNACLRYELRNNQTPQGKVSARDLSKSLSPKSQEKAKQLMLEYAGSERGQGDTDLESNFSHPSSPGSEDFDNASIDSSTSKYSSLSKKTSLIQKFKKWGKSKDDSSALSSPARSFSGGSPRRMSVSVKQRGPLESLMLRNAGDSVSITSFGLRDQEPIDSPETPTDMRRVPSSDSLNSVASSFQLMSKSVDGALDEKYPVYKDRHKLALAREKQLKEKAEKARVLRFGDNSGLNMTKPERGSTISLPPKLTQIKEKPVVSGTPNEQSDDGKNVDNQSISKMKLAHIEKRPTRVPRPPPKPSGGGGAAAVTTNANPSNEVPSAPPPPPPPPGAPPPPPPPGGPPPPPPPPGSLSRGGMDGDKVHRAPQLVEFYQTLMKREAKKDTSSSLLVTSASNASDARSNMIGEIENRSSFLLAVKADVETQGDFVMSLAAEVRAASFSDINDLVAFVNWLDEELSFLVDERAVLKHFDWPEGKADALREAAFEYQDLMKLENRVSTFVDDPNLPCEAALKKMYSLLEKVEQSVYALLRTRDMAISRYKEFGIPVNWLMDSGVVGKIKLSSVQLAKKYMKRVASELDELSGPEKEPAREFLVLQGVRFAFRVHQFAGGFDAESMKAFEDLRNRIQASQAGEDNKTET from the exons ATGATAGTCAGGTTAGGACTCATAGTTGCTGCTTCACTTGCAGCTTTTACAGTTAAGCAGCTGAATGTCAAAAGCTCAAAACCAG AACATAAAGATGAGGGCTCAGAAGAGGAGCATGTCACAAGAGTTACTGATCTTCTCCAAGAGAATGAA ggggaggaggaagaggagaaaGAGGAGGTTAAGTTAATTAGCAGCATAATTAATCGAGCGAATGACTTTGAAGATGATATTCTACCAGAATTTGAAGATCTTCTGTCTGGGGAGATTGAGTTTCCGATACCACCTGATAAGGACGAGAAAGACAAAgtttatgaaattgagatggcACACAATGCAACTGAACTAGAAAGATTGCGACAGCTAGTGAAGGAATTGGAGGAGAGGGAAGTGAAACTTGAAGGAGAATTGCTTGAGTACTATGGTTTGAAGGAGCAGGAATCAGACATTGTGGAGTTACAAAGGCAACTGAAAATCAAGACTGTGGAAATAGATACGCTTAATATTACAATCAATTCCTTGCAGGCAGAAAGGAAGAAGCTTCAAGAAGAGCTCACACAAGGAGCTTCAGCCAAGAGAGAACTTGAGGTGGCTAGAAACAAGATCAAGGAGCTACAAAGACAGATACAGCTTGAGGCTAACCAAACAAAAGGCCAGTTGTTGTTGCTTAAACAACAAGTTTCTACTCTACTAGTGAAAGAAGAAGAGGCTGCCAGAAAAGATGCTGAAGTTCAAAAGAAATTGAAAGCTGTGAATGACTTAGAGGTTACAGTAGTGGAGCTtaagagaaaaaacaaagaacTTCAACATGAGAAACGAGAGTTAATGGTTAAACTCAATGCTGCTGAATCTAGAGCAGCCGAGCTCTCCAATATGACAGAG AGTGAAATGGTTGCCAAGGCAAAAGAGGAGGTCAGTAACCTGAGGCATGCAAATGAAGACCTGTTAAAGCAAGTTGAAGGACTACAGATGAATAGGTTCAGTGAAGTTGAAGAGCTTGTATACCTTCGTTGGGTTAATGCATGCTTGAGGTATGAGCTAAGGAATAACCAAACACCCCAAGGAAAAGTATCGGCCCGGGATCTCAGCAAGAGTCTTAGCCCGAAATCGCAAGAGAAGGCTAAGCAACTGATGTTAGAATATGCTGGATCAGAACGAGGACAAGGAGACACGGATCTTGAAAGCAACTTCTCTCATCCTTCTTCACCAGGAAGTGAAGATTTTGACAATGCTTCAATTGATAGCTCTACTAGCAAATATAGTAGTCTTAGCAAGAAAACTAGCCTAATCCAAAAGTTTAAGAAATGGGGTAAAAGCAAAGATGATTCTAGTGCTCTTTCATCACCAGCTAGATCCTTTTCAGGAGGTTCTCCAAGGAGGATGAGTGTGAGTGTTAAACAAAGGGGTCCACTAGAATCCTTAATGCTAAGGAATGCTGGAGATAGTGTGTCCATCACCAGCTTTGGTCTGAGGGATCAGGAACCTATTGATTCTCCTGAAACTCCAACTGACATGAGAAGAGTTCCATCCAGTGATTCCTTAAATTCTGTTGCTTCTTCATTCCAATTGATGTCTAAGTCAGTTGATGGAGCTCTGGATGAGAAGTATCCTGTGTACAAAGATCGCCACAAGTTGGCCCTGGCAAGggaaaaacaacttaaagaaAAGGCTGAGAAAGCAAGAGTGCTGAGGTTTGGTGACAATTCAGGTTTGAATATGACCAAGCCTGAAAGAGGAAGTACTATATCTTTGCCACCGAAGCTTACTCAAATAAAGGAGAAACCAGTTGTTTCTGGCACTCCGAATGAGCAATCTGATGATGGAAAGAATGTTGATAATCAAAGTATTAGCAAGATGAAGCTTGCTCACATTGAGAAAAGGCCTACTAGGGTGCCTAGACCTCCTCCTAAGCCatctggtggtggtggtgctgcTGCTGTTACCACAAATGCAAATCCTTCCAACGAAGTACCATCtgctccaccaccacctcctcctcctccaggTGCTCCACCGCCACCACCGCCACCAGGTGGACCACCTCCCCCACCTCCTCCCCCTGGAAGCCTATCAAGAGGCGGAATGGATGGTGACAAAGTTCATCGAGCTCCACAGCTAGttgaattttatcaaacattgaTGAAAAGAGAGGCTAAGAAGGATACTTCATCATCACTATTAGTTACTTCAGCAAGTAATGCATCTGATGCTAGGAGCAACATGATTGGTGAAATTGAGAATAGATCATCATTCCTCCTAGCT GTGAAAGCTGATGTAGAAACACAAGGTGATTTTGTCATGTCCTTGGCAGCTGAAGTTCGAGCAGCCTCCTTCTCAGATATTAATGACTTGGTGGCCTTTGTGAACTGGCTAGATGAGGAACTTTCCTTCTTG GTTGATGAACGAGCCGTCCTCAAACACTTTGACTGGCCTGAAGGGAAAGCAGATGCACTAAGGGAGGCAGCTTTTGAATATCAGGATTTGATGAAATTGGAGAACCGAGTCTCCACCTTCGTTGATGATCCAAATCTCCCATGTGAAGCTGCTCTGAAGAAAATGTATTCATTGCTTGAAAA AGTGGAGCAAAGCGTATATGCTCTCTTGCGGACAAGAGATATGGCTATTTCACGGTACAAGGAATTTGGTATCCCAGTAAACTGGCTAATGGATTCAGGGGTTGTAGGCAAG ATCAAGCTTTCGTCTGTACAACTGGCAAAGAAGTATATGAAACGTGTTGCATCTGAACTTGATGAATTATCTGGTCCTGAAAAAGAACCAGCTAGAGAGTTTTTGGTTCTGCAAGGCGTGCGTTTCGCTTTCCGTGTCCATCAG TTTGCAGGAGGCTTTGATGCAGAGAGCATGAAGGCTTTTGAAGACCTAAGGAACCGCATCCAAGCCTCTCAGGCTGGTGAAGATAACAAAACAGAAACATAG
- the LOC114385912 gene encoding protein CHUP1, chloroplastic-like isoform X1: MIVRLGLIVAASLAAFTVKQLNVKSSKPEHKDEGSEEEHVTRVTDLLQENELFDVLQGEEEEEKEEVKLISSIINRANDFEDDILPEFEDLLSGEIEFPIPPDKDEKDKVYEIEMAHNATELERLRQLVKELEEREVKLEGELLEYYGLKEQESDIVELQRQLKIKTVEIDTLNITINSLQAERKKLQEELTQGASAKRELEVARNKIKELQRQIQLEANQTKGQLLLLKQQVSTLLVKEEEAARKDAEVQKKLKAVNDLEVTVVELKRKNKELQHEKRELMVKLNAAESRAAELSNMTESEMVAKAKEEVSNLRHANEDLLKQVEGLQMNRFSEVEELVYLRWVNACLRYELRNNQTPQGKVSARDLSKSLSPKSQEKAKQLMLEYAGSERGQGDTDLESNFSHPSSPGSEDFDNASIDSSTSKYSSLSKKTSLIQKFKKWGKSKDDSSALSSPARSFSGGSPRRMSVSVKQRGPLESLMLRNAGDSVSITSFGLRDQEPIDSPETPTDMRRVPSSDSLNSVASSFQLMSKSVDGALDEKYPVYKDRHKLALAREKQLKEKAEKARVLRFGDNSGLNMTKPERGSTISLPPKLTQIKEKPVVSGTPNEQSDDGKNVDNQSISKMKLAHIEKRPTRVPRPPPKPSGGGGAAAVTTNANPSNEVPSAPPPPPPPPGAPPPPPPPGGPPPPPPPPGSLSRGGMDGDKVHRAPQLVEFYQTLMKREAKKDTSSSLLVTSASNASDARSNMIGEIENRSSFLLAVKADVETQGDFVMSLAAEVRAASFSDINDLVAFVNWLDEELSFLVDERAVLKHFDWPEGKADALREAAFEYQDLMKLENRVSTFVDDPNLPCEAALKKMYSLLEKVEQSVYALLRTRDMAISRYKEFGIPVNWLMDSGVVGKIKLSSVQLAKKYMKRVASELDELSGPEKEPAREFLVLQGVRFAFRVHQFAGGFDAESMKAFEDLRNRIQASQAGEDNKTET, from the exons ATGATAGTCAGGTTAGGACTCATAGTTGCTGCTTCACTTGCAGCTTTTACAGTTAAGCAGCTGAATGTCAAAAGCTCAAAACCAG AACATAAAGATGAGGGCTCAGAAGAGGAGCATGTCACAAGAGTTACTGATCTTCTCCAAGAGAATGAA TTGTTTGATGTGTTGCAGggggaggaggaagaggagaaaGAGGAGGTTAAGTTAATTAGCAGCATAATTAATCGAGCGAATGACTTTGAAGATGATATTCTACCAGAATTTGAAGATCTTCTGTCTGGGGAGATTGAGTTTCCGATACCACCTGATAAGGACGAGAAAGACAAAgtttatgaaattgagatggcACACAATGCAACTGAACTAGAAAGATTGCGACAGCTAGTGAAGGAATTGGAGGAGAGGGAAGTGAAACTTGAAGGAGAATTGCTTGAGTACTATGGTTTGAAGGAGCAGGAATCAGACATTGTGGAGTTACAAAGGCAACTGAAAATCAAGACTGTGGAAATAGATACGCTTAATATTACAATCAATTCCTTGCAGGCAGAAAGGAAGAAGCTTCAAGAAGAGCTCACACAAGGAGCTTCAGCCAAGAGAGAACTTGAGGTGGCTAGAAACAAGATCAAGGAGCTACAAAGACAGATACAGCTTGAGGCTAACCAAACAAAAGGCCAGTTGTTGTTGCTTAAACAACAAGTTTCTACTCTACTAGTGAAAGAAGAAGAGGCTGCCAGAAAAGATGCTGAAGTTCAAAAGAAATTGAAAGCTGTGAATGACTTAGAGGTTACAGTAGTGGAGCTtaagagaaaaaacaaagaacTTCAACATGAGAAACGAGAGTTAATGGTTAAACTCAATGCTGCTGAATCTAGAGCAGCCGAGCTCTCCAATATGACAGAG AGTGAAATGGTTGCCAAGGCAAAAGAGGAGGTCAGTAACCTGAGGCATGCAAATGAAGACCTGTTAAAGCAAGTTGAAGGACTACAGATGAATAGGTTCAGTGAAGTTGAAGAGCTTGTATACCTTCGTTGGGTTAATGCATGCTTGAGGTATGAGCTAAGGAATAACCAAACACCCCAAGGAAAAGTATCGGCCCGGGATCTCAGCAAGAGTCTTAGCCCGAAATCGCAAGAGAAGGCTAAGCAACTGATGTTAGAATATGCTGGATCAGAACGAGGACAAGGAGACACGGATCTTGAAAGCAACTTCTCTCATCCTTCTTCACCAGGAAGTGAAGATTTTGACAATGCTTCAATTGATAGCTCTACTAGCAAATATAGTAGTCTTAGCAAGAAAACTAGCCTAATCCAAAAGTTTAAGAAATGGGGTAAAAGCAAAGATGATTCTAGTGCTCTTTCATCACCAGCTAGATCCTTTTCAGGAGGTTCTCCAAGGAGGATGAGTGTGAGTGTTAAACAAAGGGGTCCACTAGAATCCTTAATGCTAAGGAATGCTGGAGATAGTGTGTCCATCACCAGCTTTGGTCTGAGGGATCAGGAACCTATTGATTCTCCTGAAACTCCAACTGACATGAGAAGAGTTCCATCCAGTGATTCCTTAAATTCTGTTGCTTCTTCATTCCAATTGATGTCTAAGTCAGTTGATGGAGCTCTGGATGAGAAGTATCCTGTGTACAAAGATCGCCACAAGTTGGCCCTGGCAAGggaaaaacaacttaaagaaAAGGCTGAGAAAGCAAGAGTGCTGAGGTTTGGTGACAATTCAGGTTTGAATATGACCAAGCCTGAAAGAGGAAGTACTATATCTTTGCCACCGAAGCTTACTCAAATAAAGGAGAAACCAGTTGTTTCTGGCACTCCGAATGAGCAATCTGATGATGGAAAGAATGTTGATAATCAAAGTATTAGCAAGATGAAGCTTGCTCACATTGAGAAAAGGCCTACTAGGGTGCCTAGACCTCCTCCTAAGCCatctggtggtggtggtgctgcTGCTGTTACCACAAATGCAAATCCTTCCAACGAAGTACCATCtgctccaccaccacctcctcctcctccaggTGCTCCACCGCCACCACCGCCACCAGGTGGACCACCTCCCCCACCTCCTCCCCCTGGAAGCCTATCAAGAGGCGGAATGGATGGTGACAAAGTTCATCGAGCTCCACAGCTAGttgaattttatcaaacattgaTGAAAAGAGAGGCTAAGAAGGATACTTCATCATCACTATTAGTTACTTCAGCAAGTAATGCATCTGATGCTAGGAGCAACATGATTGGTGAAATTGAGAATAGATCATCATTCCTCCTAGCT GTGAAAGCTGATGTAGAAACACAAGGTGATTTTGTCATGTCCTTGGCAGCTGAAGTTCGAGCAGCCTCCTTCTCAGATATTAATGACTTGGTGGCCTTTGTGAACTGGCTAGATGAGGAACTTTCCTTCTTG GTTGATGAACGAGCCGTCCTCAAACACTTTGACTGGCCTGAAGGGAAAGCAGATGCACTAAGGGAGGCAGCTTTTGAATATCAGGATTTGATGAAATTGGAGAACCGAGTCTCCACCTTCGTTGATGATCCAAATCTCCCATGTGAAGCTGCTCTGAAGAAAATGTATTCATTGCTTGAAAA AGTGGAGCAAAGCGTATATGCTCTCTTGCGGACAAGAGATATGGCTATTTCACGGTACAAGGAATTTGGTATCCCAGTAAACTGGCTAATGGATTCAGGGGTTGTAGGCAAG ATCAAGCTTTCGTCTGTACAACTGGCAAAGAAGTATATGAAACGTGTTGCATCTGAACTTGATGAATTATCTGGTCCTGAAAAAGAACCAGCTAGAGAGTTTTTGGTTCTGCAAGGCGTGCGTTTCGCTTTCCGTGTCCATCAG TTTGCAGGAGGCTTTGATGCAGAGAGCATGAAGGCTTTTGAAGACCTAAGGAACCGCATCCAAGCCTCTCAGGCTGGTGAAGATAACAAAACAGAAACATAG